A genomic segment from Rhizoctonia solani chromosome 11, complete sequence encodes:
- a CDS encoding Retrovirus-related Pol polyprotein from transposon, which yields MWKPPEHLHRSSRSELGLRTTRDHRSTTLKQVPSTSTAFDTPQPAALHPLTSPTHSINLSNSTNAARLPNSTTPLPRAHQDARKHGLMTNYSKATPSTSSTAQPRSTTPPRPKHQSRYSSDMNDNCIHLDAALRMYLDTNNNHANNTETTSNSSRRSQQSSQCWSISNKRSQHENNSLTVSDTHNIVVVNKDTLRRAHNSSIHTSKEWFRERDAPFSPSHRRKEAVSSSTSTHEARTATAQHERVENYMDDRHKRSYQQLSSKQSLLKDIYSPSTERTLPCIPRDPPYTAGDPSHALSNPPCSLIDHNSEDPVNPLNHSISYDTMQDNYLVNNTDNGCEASGSQLSFEPDTESKYLPATVRQPEEWHTKTKTRRGQATVSSQCSPDQAISYNRRYESVAESLDLSKYAPTVAVQLDEWLVQPRTWQHEETTSSRHSTEQVTPHDSRSSSATSSPELRKYLPYLPDTPAYAITDKEIADYLFQPASAGLISETRLDPEISRARRALWRLARNLYNLPMPTQQDSYTPNQSCETWAVHLFELLDIVTTFRPTCLITNKLIPAQDIHYWPEYGKLHIAYNSLVAKIIRQSNEFNLLLLTPEWPASKCLFDACVRSSSC from the coding sequence ATGTGGAAGCCTCCGGAACACTTGCACAGATCGTCTAGATCTGAATTAGGGCTTCGGACAACAAGGGATCATCGCTCTACAACGTTGAAACAGGTGCCGTCAACAAGCACTGCCTTTGATACCCCTCAGCCCGCCGCTCTTCACCCTCTTACCTCTCCTACTCACTCCATCAACCTCAGCAACAGTACCAATGCTGCCAGGTTGCCCAATTCAACGACTCCGTTGCCGAGAGCCCATCAAGACGCTCGCAAACATGGTCTGATGACCAATTACTCCAAGGCTACCCCTTCCACTTCCTCAACAGCTCAGCCCCGGTCGACAACGCCCCCTAGACCAAAGCACCAATCGCGCTACTCATCAGACATGAATGACAATTGTATACACTTAGATGCTGCTCTTAGGATGTACTTAGATACGAATAATAATCATGCCAACAACACTGAGACTACGTCTAACTCAAGCCGACGCTCCCAACAGAGCTCTCAATGCTGGAGCATTAGTAACAAACGCTCCCAGCACGAGAACAACAGCCTCACGGTCTCGGATACGCACAACATAGTAGTGGTTAACAAAGATACACTTCGTCGAGCACACAATAGTAGCATACATACATCTAAGGAATGGTTCAGAGAGCGCGACGCACCTTTCAGCCCAAGCCATCGTCGCAAGGAAGCTGTCTCATCGTCTACATCAACTCATGAGGCCCGCACGGCTACGGCGCAGCATGAACGTGTTGAAAACTATATGGACGACCGTCACAAACGTTCATATCAACAATTAAGCTCTAAACAATCATTGCTGAAAGATATTTACTCACCGTCAACTGAGAGAACGTTGCCGTGCATCCCACGCGACCCACCGTATACTGCAGGTGACCCATCGCACGCCCTAAGCAATCCGCCGTGCAGCCTGATCGACCACAACAGTGAGGATCCAGTCAATCCTTTGAATCATAGCATCAGCTATGATACAATGCAGGATAACTACCTGGTCAACAACACGGACAACGGCTGCGAAGCCTCAGGCAGTCAACTAAGCTTTgaacctgatacagagtctAAGTACTTACCCGCAACGGTAAGACAGCCAGAGGaatggcacactaagactaAGACTCGACGAGGTCAGGCAACGGTTAGCTCCCAATGCTCGCCAGACCAAGCTATATCATACAACCGCCGCTACGAATCAGTTGCAGAGAGTTTGGATTTAAGCAAGTACGCACCAACAGTTGCAGTACAGCTAGACGAATGGCTGGTACAGCCTAGAACATGGCAGCACGAGGAGACTACTAGCTCCCGACACTCAACAGAACAGGTTACACCACACGATAGCCGTAGTTCATCGGCGACTAGCAGTCCAGAACTAAGGAAGTACTTACCGTATTTGCCTGATACCCCCGCGTACGCGATTACAGATAAGGAAATAGCAGACTATTTGTTTCAGCCTGCTAGTGCCGGACTTATCTCTGAGACCCGATTGGACCCGGAAATTAGCCGAGCCAGAAGAGCACTTTGGCGGTTGGCACGCAACTTATATAATCTACCCATGCCGACTCAGCAAGACAGTTACACTCCAAACCAATCATGTGAAACATGGGCCGTACATTTATTTGAGTTACTAGATATAGTTACTACATTCAGACCAACCTGCCTTATCACTAATAAGTTAATTCCTGCCCAAGACATACATTACTGGCCTGAATACGGCAAACTTCATATCGCCTATAATAGTCTAGTTGCTAAGATCATTCGGCAATCAAATGAATTTAACTTACTACTTCTAACACCAGAATGGCCGGCATCCAAATGCTTGTTTGACGCATGCGTTCGAAGTAGCAGCTGTTAG
- a CDS encoding Retrotransposable element Tf2 protein produces MATHLGPRLPSTTPIELGEVSLERVTRLLLGLLSQVKNLKQKLEEVKETGIKTQTNVENISQTVDVPPVVEATPRPLQKTKPIGLVSGPSFWPEQPKGLPSFAQPAPQRAIPPRVPSPLLSPRLRSPIGASAPPPPAPAVTYPAPVKVDHPDAYTGKIRSEAKQWLTRMLAWTRLNLRMFPTDQEVLSFLLMNMKDSAGAWAHPHLDQLGSHRAIIQTVEGFKMEFLAAFGNPDATRAAERKITTLTQSGTCADYITKFRTLAMELDWNDAALQGQFARGLHWEVSRQIATRKHRPRTLLKLQNAALVIDNALREERASHPPRDSKSSKASNPARGTSTSQATTGSKKLSDDPNFVSEEERNCRRAAGACIKCGKMGHKFAECRTGWKATPIEDKGKAKEAAKIGKDSEYQSGKEITPLFTIPIQPEKKAESIEVLIDSGATSSFLHPRTAESLRLPLIDLPLPRTVTMLDGSSPQAGKIWKKAVLTFTYDGKKMTETFLICNTGSHAAILGLKWLDAHNPEIDWNTRTLSFPHTPPEHIAIAEEEEADPNPLEGVPSKYHQYAKVFGEEEFNQLPPHRHYDIGIKLTEEGPLNLPLYSMTNAESATLKDWLRDELKAGKIRPSKSPISSPVMFVPKKDGSCRLVVDYCCLNNRTKKNVYPLPRPDDLMAQLRGAKVFTKLDLRWGYNNVQVKEGDKWKTAFRTKYGLYESLVMTFGLTNAPAAFQHFMNKLFKDLLDHVHEVLWRLMNNQLFCKASKCTFHVTSVEYLGIIVSDKGFSLDKLKIQAVQEWPTPTKVKEVQSFLGFANFLRRFVANFSHMARPLHNLVKKDVPWRWDTREQEAFQGLKDAITNAPVLCHADPAKPYFLETDASGAALGSILSQRQEDGRLHPLGFLSESFKGAEQNYDTHNKELLAIIRSFEYWRIFLEGTAHPITVFTDHRNLEYWKESHTFNRRHARWHLLLAGYNFQIVYRPGKQSGKPDALSRRSDHANIPPADQTMLPNPVFANVALVTPEKELQRQIKAALDQDKSLEEILQFLQNESKAPPSIKRTFKDYQMEAGLLFYQGQIVVPDVSTLRTDLLQIFHDSPLAGHPGRQRTLELVSRNYYWPGIRADTYWHVDSCKTCQRIRKPKYAPIPPQPLELPSRPWQHISYDMIVDLPKDGNSDSILVIVDSFTKYAILVECSKKLKAPALADLFLQHVWKRYGMPEKTVSDHGRVFNNKFLKALYQRLGIDPHFSLAYHPQSDGQTERVNPTVEHFLRAYSGVNQRDWVKWLPMAEFAYNNAVHSSTGKSPFKALYGWEPTLTPSNVPTDVPEADELAEAMEAQWREVEAALRQSKSRMVAGETGSPVEFEVGEEAWLDAKNVRLKTLSPKLTEQRLGPFKVIEKISDQAYRLELPPTMQIHDVFYVGLLSKVKRDSSRTFENCPPPVTVDGEEEYKVEGITDAEERDGKWFFRVKWKGYGSEENTWEPRENLKNVEKILEKYKKEMKKKALGAAKALRGGAVS; encoded by the exons atggcaaccc ACCTGGGACCCCGACTTCCGTCAACCACCCCTATCgaacttggggaagtctccctcgaGCGGGTTacccgcctcctccttggcctccttagcCAAGTCAAGAACCTCAAGCAAAAGCTTGAAGAAGTCAAGGAAACGGGGATCAAAACCCAAACCAACGTCGAAAACATATCCCAAAccgtcgatgtt CCCCCGgtcgtggaagcaacgccacgccccctacaaaaaaccaagcctattggattggttaGTGGGCCCTCCTTCTGGCCCGAGCAACCAAAGGGGCTCCCCAGCTTCGCCCAACCAGCCCCCCAGAGGGCCATACCCCCGCGAGTCCCTTCTCCCCTTctatctccgcgtctccgatccccCATCGGAGCatctgcccctccacctccggctccagccgTCACCTATCCTGCCccagtcaaagtagaccacccagatgcctatacaggcaagatcaggagtgaagccaaacagtggctcacaaggatgttggcctggacccggCTGAATTTGCgcatgttccccacggaccaagaagtcctatccttccttctgatgaatatgaaggattccgcAGGGGCATGGGCACacccacaccttgaccagctcgGATCACACCgggccatcatccaaacggtcgAGGGATTCAAAATGGAGTTCCTagcagcatttggcaaccctgacgccacaagggccgccgagcggaaaATCACCACTcttacccagtccggcacatgcgcggactacatcacaaagttcagaaccttagctatggaactggactggaacgacgcggccctccaaggccagttcgcccgtggcctccactgggaggtcagccgccaaattgccACCCGCAAGCACCGACCCCGCACCCTCCTcaagctgcaaaacgcagcacttgtcattgataATGCTCTCCGTGAAGAACGTGCTAGTcacccaccaagggacaGTAAATCTAGCAAAGcatccaaccccgcaagggggacgagtaccaGCCAAGCCACAACTGGTTCGAAGAAACTCTCCgacgaccccaactttgtgtcggaagaagaacgcaattgccgccgcgccgcaggcgcctgcatcaagtgcggcaaaatgggtcacaagtttgcggaatgccgcacgggctggaaagccacccctattgaggacaaggggaaggctaaggaagccgccaaaattggcaaagactctgagtaccaatcgggaaaaga AATTaccccactcttcacaattccaatacagccagagaaaaaagcggaatcaatagaagtcctgatagattcaggcgctacATCATCATTCTTACATCCCCgtaccgcggaatcactccgcctcccactcatcGATCTCCCTTTACCCcgtaccgttactatgcttgatgggtcgagcccccaggcaggaaaaatctggaagaaggcagtacTTACCTTCACctatgatggcaaaaagatgacggaaaccttcctcatctgtaaCACCGGCAGTCACGCGGCCATCCTAggtttgaaatggttagacgcccacaacccggaaatagattggaacacgcgcaccctctccttcccacaCACTCCGCCAGAACACATAGCCAttgccgaggaagaagaagctgacccAAACCCTTtagaaggagtaccctccaagtaccatcaatacgctaaggtatttggagaagaagaattcaaccaGCTTCCTCCCCATAGGCACTACGACATAGGGATCAaactcacagaagaaggcccgCTTAACTTGCCTCTCTATAGTATGACCAATGCCgaatccgccacactcaaggattggctcagggacgagctcaaggctgggaagatccgccccagcaaatcACCCATCAGCtccccggtcatgtttgtccccaagaaggatggctCCTGCCGCCTAGTAGTGGACTATTGTTGTCTGAACAACCGGACTAAAAAAAATGTGTACCCACTGCCCCGTCCTGACGACCTAATGGCCCAactccgcggcgccaaggtcttcaccaaattaGATCTAaggtggggttacaataatgtccaGGTCAAGGAAGgcgacaaatggaaaacagccttccgCACAAAGTACGGTCTCTACGAGTCCCTGGTAATGACTTTTGGtttgacaaacgcccctgctgcctttcagcacttcatgaacaaattgttcaaggacctcctggat cacgttcatgaagtcctaTGGCGCTTAATGAataaccaattgttctgtaaagcatccaagtgtacattccacgtcacctcagTAGAGTATCTAGGAATAATTGTATCAGATAAGggattcagcctggataagctcaaaatccaggcggtccaagaatggcctacACCCActaaggtcaaagaagtacAATCATTCCTGGGTTTCGCCAATTTCCTACgccgctttgttgccaactttagccatatggccaggccattacataacctggtcaaaaaggacGTACCATGGAGATGGGATACTAGGGAgcaagaagcattccaagggtTAAAGGACGCCATTACCAACGCGCCAGTACTGTGTCACGCTGATCCTGCCAAACCGTACTTCTTGGAGACGGACGCCTCAGGAGCAGCACTAGGATCTATACTTAGCCAACGGCAGGAAGACGGACGCCTACATCCTCTTGGCTtcttgtcagaatcattcaagggggCTGAGCAAAATTACGACacacacaataaggagctcctagcGATCAttcgctcctttgagtattggcgtatattcttggaaggcACTGCACATCCCATTACTGTCTTCACGgaccaccgcaacctggagtattggaaggagtcccatACATTCAACCGACGTCACGCCAGATGGCATCTACTACTAGCCGGgtacaacttccagattgtctaCCGTCcggggaaacaatcagggaagccagacGCACTCTCACGCCGATCGGACCATGCCAATATACCACCTGCCGACCAGACTATGCTCCCCAaccctgtctttgccaacgtagCCCTAGTCACGCCTGAGAAGGAACTCCAGCGCCAAATCAAAGCCgccctagaccaagacaaatcctTGGAGGAAATATTACAGTTCCTCCAAAACGAGTCTAAGGCACCCCCATCCATCAAGCGCACCTTCAAAGATTACCAAATGGAGGCAGGGCTCCTTTTCTACCAGGGACaaattgtggtaccagatGTTAGCACCCTGAGAACAGATCTCCTCCAAATCTTCCATGATAGCCCCCTAGCAGGGCACCCTGGGAGGCAACGAACGCTGGAATTGGTTTCGaggaattactactggcccggcaTCCGAGCGgatacatactggcacgtggattcctgcaaaacctgccaaAGAATCCGGAAGCCAAAATACGCTCCCATCCCCCCGCAACCACTAGAACTCCCATCAAGGCCCTGGCAACATATCTCTTACGACATGATTGTTGACTTACCCAAAGACGGCAATAGCGATtccatcctggtcattgtggacagTTTTACCAAATACGCTATCTtggtggaatgttccaaaaaaCTCAAAGCACCAGCGCTAGCGGACCTATTCTTACAACACGTCTGGAAGCGATACGGTATGCCCGAGAAAACAGTGTCAGATCATGGGAGGgtattcaataacaaattcctcaaAGCCCTGTACCAGCGGttaggaatagaccctcatttttccttggcctaccacccccagagtgACGGGCAGACAGAACGGGTGAATCCTACGGTTGAACACTTCTTACGGGCTTACTCAGGAGTCAATCAAAGGGACTGGGTTAAATGGTTACcgatggcagaatttgcctacaataACGcagtacatagcagcactgGCAAATCCCCATTTAAGGCTCTGTATGGTTGGGAACCTACCTtaaccccatccaacgtcccaACAGATGTGCCGGAAGCCGATGAACTTGCTGAGGCAATGGAAGCTCAATGGAGGGAAGTAGAAGCTGCTCTACGGCAATCCAAGTCACGAATGGTTGCCGGAGAAACAGGAAGCCCGGTGGAATTTGAGGtgggagaagaagcttggctggacgccaaaaacgtcaGACTCAAAACCCTAAGTCCCAAGTTAACGGAACAAAGGCTAGGACCCTTTAAGGTTATTGAGAAGATCTCCGACCAAGCATACCGACTTGAACTTCCCCCAACAATGCAAATCCACGAcgtcttctacgtgggatTATTATccaaagtcaaaagggacagtAGTAGAACCTTTGAAAATTGCCCGCCACCAGTAaccgtggatggggaagaggaatacaaggtcgAGGGCATCACAGACGCAGAGGAGCGGgatggaaaatggttcttcagggtcaagtggaaaggatacgggtcagaagaaaacacgtgggaacccCGGGAAAACCTAAAAAACGTGGAGAAAATTTTAGAAAAGTACAAAaaggaaatgaaaaagaaggcccttggcgctgccaaggcccttagagggggggcagtgtcgtag
- a CDS encoding SH3 domain-containing protein, producing MANELQPDVLHQHAYDAMLQSDAYPQLTTSSQLTRDPYTTHIMEELLTDVPTLFWVQAIYDYTPHDDNGIAFVRGDLIEVLNTLPSGWWDGLIRGERGWFPSNHVVIVDYREVILVPLRFRGQGDSDSEGETDSDGE from the exons ATGGCCAATGAGCTTCAGCCCGATGTTTTGCATCAGCACGCGTACGATGCCATGCTC CAGTCGGACGCCTACCCGCAGCTCACCACAAGTTCGCAACTGACCCGCGACCCATATACCACCCACATCATGGAGGAATTACTAACAGATGTCCCGACGTTATTCTGGGTCCAAGCAATCTACGACTACACGCCCCATGACGATAACGGAATAGCGTTCGTGCGGGGCGATTTGATAGAAGTTCTTAATACCTTACCGAGTGGATGGTGGGATGGACTTATACGGGGCGAAAGGGGATGGTTTCCGAGTAACCATGTGGTCATAGTTGATTATCGGGAAGTAATACTGGTTCCGCTTCGATTCAGAGGACAAGGAGACTCTGATAGCGAAGGAGAAACGGACTCTGATGGCGAATAG
- a CDS encoding mitochondrial carrier protein — translation MSSEKRGRIPFLSPQTASYFVAGGIAGAASRTVVSPLERLKIILQVQPTGPNSAYVGVWPSLAKMWREEGWRGMMAGNGINCLRIVPYSAVQFTTYEKLKKIIPTITPPILPTAIYLGRLLAGALAGITSVTTTYPLDLVRSRLSIASASIRIPTPAAAPTPPPAPAPAPMPTASAQVIGAQGRRTMSTLLQHPSPVPGHPPARRQPVPSMWGMTLKVMREEGGIRGLYRGLIPTAVGVAPYVGINFAAYERLRQIMTPDPTVVGMQSGVLGYKYNGAIDALQTIVRVEGMQGLYRGLWPNLLKVAPSIATSFFTYETVKDFLNKS, via the exons ATGTCCTCGGAAAAACGTGGCCGTATACCGTTCTTGTCGCCTCAGACTGCGTCCTACTTTGTGGCAGGCGGCATAGCGGGTGCTGCTTCCCGAACTGTTGTCTCGCCTTTAGAGAGGTTGAAGATTATATT GCAAGTCCAGCCCACAGGCCCAAATAGCGCATACGTGGGTGTATGGCCGTCTCTGGCGAAGATGTGGCGCGAGGAGGGATGGAGAGGGATGATGGCTGGTAACGGCATAAACTGTTTGCGCATCGTCCCCTATTCTGCCGTACAGTTTACGACGTATGAGAAGCTCAAGAAG ATCATTCCGACAATTACCCCGCCAATTCTACCAACAGCTATTTACCTCGGACG ACTGCTAGCAGGTGCTTTGGCCGGGATAACATCAGTCACGACTACCTATCCGCTCGACCTCGTACGATCCCGTCTGTCTATTGCATCCGCTTCTATTCGCATTCCAACTCCCGCCGCTGCCCCTACCCCacctcctgctcctgctcccgcaCCAATGCCAACTGCAAGTGCACAAGTGATTGGTGCACAAGGACGTCGAACGATGTCTACCCTATTACAACATCCGTCCCCCGTACCTGGACATCCTCCTGCTCGGAGACAACCTGTGCCTTCCATGTGGGGGATGACACTCAAAGTCATGCGAGAAGAGGGCGGCATTCGTGGGCTTTATCG TGGTTTGATCCCAACGGCCGTTGGAGTCGCCCCATACGTTGGTATCAACTTTGCAGCCTACGAACGTCTACGTCAAATTATGACCCCCGATCCAACG GTCGTGGGCATGCAATCCGGCGTGTTGGGGTACAAATACAATGGTGCGATCGATGCTCTTCAGACGATTGTCAGAGTGGAGGGTATGCAGGGATTGTACAGGGGACTGTGGCCTAATCTAC TCAAAGTCGCACCAAGCATAGCCACTTCCTTCTTCACCTACGAAACTGTCAAAGACTTCCTCAACAAATCATAG
- a CDS encoding DDE superfamily endonuclease: MQANSNLLNKKHKHAKYLKGAFGFMDGLNLPVMASGKDNEQNANWNGWLHAHVVSNVIVFLPNGTIMTAVVNAPGSWHDSNVARPIYQVLREKTPDGFFLIADSAFPRLGVGKSQRIKIPLKKNAALPGNNQEKQRRRQESCKVTVARQAVEWGMRALQGCFSRLYMPLNAHNVEGQAQLLQMCMRLHNLCTEKVGINQIQSVYMPVWNNGRDQYLTNCVVTQL; encoded by the exons ATGCAAGCTAATTCCAATCTACTCAACAAGAAACACAAGCATGCGAAGTACCTTAAGGGCGCCTTTGGTTTTATGGATGGACTCAACCTCCCTGTCATGGCAAGCGGCAAGGACAATGAGCAGAACGCAAATTGGAATGGCTGGCTACATgcacatgtagttagcaACGTCATTGTGTTTTTGCCTAATG GTACAATCATGACAGCTGTTGTGAATGCCCCAGGGAGCTGGCATGACTCAAATGTTGCACGCCCAATCTATCAAGTTTTGAGAGAAAAAACCCCTGATGGGTTCTTTCTTATTGCAGATAGTGCATTCCCAAGGCTTGGGGTTGGCAAGTCTCAGAGGATCAAGATACCGCTTAAAAAAAATGCGGCACTCCCAGGCAATAATCAAGAGAAGCAAAGGAGAAGACAAGAGTCTTGCAAGGTCACAGTTGCACGTCAAGCTGTGGAGTGGGGAATGCGCGCCCTGCAAGGGTGCTTCTCCCGACTTTACATGCCGCTCAACGCCCACAATGTTGAGGGACAAGCTCAGCTACTGCAAATGTGCATGCGGTTGCACAACCTTTGTACTGAGAAGGTTGGGATCAATCAGATACAAAGTGTTTACATGCCTGTCTGGAACAACGGAAGGGATCAATATCTGACCAATtgtgttgtgacccaactgtaa